One window of the Vigna radiata var. radiata cultivar VC1973A chromosome 1, Vradiata_ver6, whole genome shotgun sequence genome contains the following:
- the LOC106772939 gene encoding pentatricopeptide repeat-containing protein At1g06143 — protein MENPNAFVYNALIRGCGRCCYPDHALGFYISMLRNNVMPNSYSFSSLVKSCTLLRDSVFGKAVHGHIWKYGFDSHMFVQTTLVEFYSTLGDVSSSRRVFDDMLERDVFAWTTMILAHVQDGDMASAGNLFDEMPEKNIASWNAMIDGHAKLGNTKSAEFLFNQMLARNVISWTTMMNCYSRDKRYMDVVRLFHDMIEKGIIPDEVTMSTVISACAHLGALDIGKEVYLYLMLHEFDLDVYIGSSLIDMYAKCGSIDRSLLVFYKLKNKNLFCWNSIIDGLATHGYAKEALRMFDGMERERIQPNAVTFISILSACTHAGFVEEGRCRFMSMIQDYCITPQVEHYGCMVDLLSKAGLLKDALEMVRNMTIEPNSFVWGALLNGCKLHKNLEIAHIAVQSLMVLEPGNSGHYSLLLSMYAEVNRWSEVAKIRTTMKDLGVEKRSPGASWVEINKRVHVFAASDTYHPSYSLVHLLLLQLDDQLRLTGYVPELGSIL, from the coding sequence ATGGAAAATCCTAATGCTTTTGTATATAATGCATTGATTAGAGGTTGTGGTCGCTGCTGTTACCCAGATCATGCTTTGGGGTTTTATATAAGCATGTTGAGGAACAATGTCATGCCTAACAGttattccttttcttctttggtcAAGTCTTGCACTTTGTTGAGGGACTCAGTTTTTGGAAAAGCTGTTCATGGCCATATCTGGAAATATGGGTTTGATTCTCATATGTTTGTGCAGACTACTTTGGTTGAGTTTTACTCAACTTTGGGTGATGTGAGTAGCTCAAGAAGGGTGTTCGATGATATGCTTGAAAGAGATGTTTTTGCTTGGACCACAATGATTTTGGCCCATGTTCAGGATGGGGACATGGCTTCTGCAGGTAATTTGTTTGATGAGATGCCTGAAAAGAACATAGCTTCGTGGAATGCCATGATTGATGGGCATGCAAAATTAGGCAATACTAAGTCTGCTGAATTTTTGTTTAACCAAATGCTTGCAAGGAATGTTATTTCGTGGACAACCATGATGAATTGCTATTCTCGAGACAAAAGATATATGGATGTGGTAAGACTTTTTCATGATATGATCGAGAAAGGAATTATTCCTGATGAAGTGACCATGAGCACTGTCATTTCAGCCTGTGCTCATCTAGGAGCCCTTGACATAGGAAAGGAGGTGTACCTTTATTTGATGCTGCATGAATTTGATCTAGATGTGTACATTGGGTCCTCGCTGATTGATATGTATGCAAAATGTGGGAGCATAGATAGGTCCCTTTTGGTGTTCTATAAATTGAAGAACAAAAACCTGTTTTGTTGGAATTCTATCATTGATGGACTTGCAACACACGGTTATGCGAAAGAAGCACTAAGAATGTTTGATGGAATGGAGAGGGAGAGAATCCAACCAAATGCAGTTACATTCATTAGTATCCTAAGTGCTTGCACACATGCAGGATTTGTAGAAGAGGGTCGTTGTAGGTTTATGAGCATGATCCAGGACTACTGTATCACTCCTCAAGTTGAACACTATGGATGCATGGTTGACCTATTGAGCAAGGCTGGTTTGCTAAAGGATGCTTTAGAGATGGTCAGAAACATGACAATTGAACCTAATTCTTTTGTTTGGGGTGCCTTGTTGAATGGTTGTAAGCTACACAAAAACTTGGAAATAGCTCATATTGCAGTTCAGAGTCTGATGGTTTTAGAGCCAGGTAACAGTGGACATTACAGTCTCCTTTTGAGCATGTATGCTGAAGTAAATAGGTGGAGTGAGGTAGCAAAGATTCGGACAACCATGAAAGATCTGGGTGTAGAGAAGAGATCTCCTGGAGCTAGCTGGGTTGAAATCAATAAGAGAGTTCATGTATTTGCAGCTTCTGATACATATCACCCTTCTTATAGTCTGGTTCACTTGTTGCTACTTCAACTGGATGACCAACTAAGGCTAACAGGCTATGTCCCTGAATTGGGGTCTATTTTATAG
- the LOC111241892 gene encoding uncharacterized protein LOC111241892: MAYLDLCKDSMKGAITPIPKAATDCAVPITPEALTENGDFQSQSPLTLSVLRKQLNRACIRCDSDRGGFVDNGDENDNGNGSIDSPRTPEDGVFDPFAAGPDNMARAPSSNKYLDDYRNSVARRLNFQPSFDVSQADSDTLSDEDMVESVYCEVGWVYKSYGSTKAN; encoded by the coding sequence ATGGCTTATCTGGATCTGTGCAAAGATTCCATGAAAGGTGCTATTACTCCAATTCCGAAGGCTGCCACCGATTGTGCGGTTCCTATAACTCCCGAGGCTCTCACCGAGAATGGAGATTTTCAATCCCAATCCCCTCTTACTCTCTCAGTGCTGAGGAAGCAACTCAATCGTGCCTGCATTCGTTGCGATTCTGACAGAGGTGGCTTTGTTGATAATGGTGATGAAAATGACAATGGCAATGGTAGTATTGATAGTCCCCGAACTCCTGAGGATGGTGTTTTTGATCCCTTTGCAGCTGGTCCTGATAACATGGCGCGGGCTCCCAGCAGCAACAAGTATCTTGACGACTACAGGAACAGCGTCGCCCGCAGACTTAATTTTCAGCCCTCCTTCGATGTTTCTCAGGCTGATAGTGACACTCTTTCAGATGAGGACATGGTTGAGTCCGTGTACTGTGAAGTTGGTTGGGTTTACAAATCATATGGGTCGACCAAGGCCAATTGA
- the LOC106774746 gene encoding protein LURP-one-related 8-like — MRKVHPGACVSETAWEKSNSGVGGGDDAVVLTVWKKSLLPNCHGFTVFDTNRGNLVFRVDNYIGGNKDHILLMDAAGNPLLTIRRKRLSLGDTWLVFEGEDESLKPLFTARKSGSILNNSNNKCLAHFLSSFGTGNMKKEVAYEIEGCYARRCCTFYSKNRRKVAEIKMKEGXAGGVAFGADIFRLIVQPEMDTALAMAFLIILDHMFGSR; from the exons ATGAGGAAGGTACACCCTGGTGCATGTGTGAGTGAGACAGCGTGGGAGAAGTCAAATAgtggtgttggtggtggtgatgaTGCAGTGGTTCTTACAGTGTGGAAGAAGTCTCTCCTCCCAAATTGCCATGGATTCACCGTTTTCGACACTAACAGAGGGAATCTGGTGTTCAGGGTGGATAACTACATTGGAGGGAACAAGGATCACATACTTCTCATGGACGCTGCAGGCAATCCTCTCCTCACTATCCGCCGCAAG AGGCTGAGCTTGGGAGACACCTGGCTGGTGTTTGAAGGAGAGGACGAGTCTCTGAAGCCACTTTTTACAGCGAGGAAGAGTGGCAGCATCTtgaacaacagcaacaacaagtGTTTGGCACACTTCCTGAGCTCCTTTGGAACAGGAAATATGAAGAAGGAAGTTGCGTATGAGATAGAGGGNTGCTACGCNCGGCGNTGCTGCACGTTTTACAGCAAGAACAGGAGAAAAGTTGCAGAGATAAAGATGAAAGAAGGTGANGCAGGAGGGGTAGCTTTTGGCGCAGACATCTTCCGTCTCATTGTACAGCCTGAGATGGACACCGCTCTCGCCATGGCCTTTCTCATCATCCTTGATCACATGTTTGGATCCCGTTGA
- the LOC106772948 gene encoding uncharacterized protein LOC106772948 → MSSLGTSKGILEIAKFGVYVTVPIILMYTFANNSSXLRKFMGNRSYIEYPPEAERPPSPDELRQMAREIARRRNNT, encoded by the exons ATGTCATCTCTGGGAACTTCCAAAGGGATTCTAGAAATTGCCAAGTTTGGTGTGTATGTGACTGTACCAATCATTCTCATGTACACTTTTGCCAACAATTCCAGCAANCTCCGCAAGTTCATGGGAAAT AGGTCATACATTGAATATCCACCAGAGGCAGAAAGGCCACCATCACCTGATGAACTTAGGCAAATGGCACGGGAGATTGCCCGTAGGAGGAACAATACTTGA